The Lacipirellula parvula genome window below encodes:
- a CDS encoding matrixin family metalloprotease yields MLRSHTLRAIAIIATVLAAPGAFAYTLPGPYPWGTDGTVYYEKWGDIFTPGSTAGTLTWSIMPDGTTIHPAFNDPTFSGTSSLNAIMTNLGYDQALAAIERCFGRWSAAANVTFVRVVDSGAPFCDPSAMPPNTGNIRLGAFWNSDPYLGGVGYGVSPFGNPLDGDVLLNANNTFYFDNGAEGELIDIYNDFESLLMHEIGHALGLGHSDQPAVMSADPQYFQYVNRELDPDDIAGIQFLYGPALRADFDQNHIVNAADLVVWKSGFGATSGVTPLTGDANRDGRVDGADFLIWQREVDNSAVSPTTSVPEPSTVTLLAASSLGLLAASRRPSV; encoded by the coding sequence ATGCTTCGTAGCCACACTCTTCGCGCTATCGCGATCATCGCGACCGTGCTCGCCGCGCCTGGCGCCTTCGCCTACACGCTTCCCGGTCCCTACCCCTGGGGAACAGACGGAACCGTCTACTACGAAAAGTGGGGCGACATCTTCACCCCCGGTTCCACCGCGGGAACGCTCACCTGGAGCATCATGCCCGATGGCACGACGATCCACCCGGCGTTCAACGATCCGACGTTTAGCGGCACGAGCAGCTTAAACGCGATCATGACCAACCTCGGTTATGACCAGGCGCTCGCCGCCATCGAGCGCTGCTTCGGTCGTTGGTCGGCGGCCGCCAACGTCACCTTCGTGCGCGTCGTCGATTCCGGGGCGCCCTTCTGCGATCCATCAGCGATGCCGCCCAATACGGGCAACATTCGTCTCGGCGCGTTCTGGAACAGCGATCCGTACCTCGGCGGCGTCGGCTATGGCGTCTCACCGTTCGGCAATCCGCTCGACGGCGACGTGCTGCTCAACGCAAACAACACCTTTTACTTTGACAACGGCGCCGAGGGGGAGTTGATCGACATTTACAACGATTTCGAAAGCCTTTTGATGCACGAGATTGGCCACGCGCTCGGTCTTGGTCACTCTGACCAACCTGCTGTGATGTCGGCCGACCCGCAATACTTCCAGTACGTCAATCGCGAGCTCGATCCCGACGACATCGCCGGCATCCAGTTTCTGTATGGGCCGGCGCTGCGAGCCGATTTTGACCAGAACCACATCGTGAACGCTGCGGATCTCGTCGTTTGGAAGAGCGGCTTCGGCGCGACAAGCGGCGTGACGCCACTCACAGGCGACGCCAATCGCGACGGCCGCGTCGACGGGGCCGACTTTCTCATTTGGCAACGAGAAGTTGACAACTCCGCCGTCAGCCCGACGACGAGCGTTCCCGAACCTTCGACGGTGACGCTACTCGCAGCGAGCTCCCTAGGGCTACTCGCAGCGAGCCGTCGACCTAGCGTTTGA
- a CDS encoding ExeA family protein yields the protein MTQQSTNGERRPFLSAPNPKRYFAAAAIEEARQRIVRAIARNEGPAILVGGAGTGKSLLLAVLAEQFAPRVAVVTLAGAQLCTRRALLQLILCELGLPYRGMDEGELRLSIQQHLRGKEGPRRLVLLVDEADALPVRLLEELRVLTNLAAEGLPLVSLVLAGGSMLEERFAEPALEKFSQRIAARCYLAPLGREETLQYVRAQVAAVGLKPERLFSADALEAIYAATDGVPRVINQLGDQLAWMAEESGCTPLDGAIVQQAWSDLQQLPAPWNSHGAAAAGSPLESSVIEFGELDAMGDSFGSYDDGSELADEEELDDDMPASIPMASVRQARHILEVDPLDVTLDAAEMLIDSYDHFQEFGRLELRAADPPLFPAEEPEKPAATNPFDEPFEEEEIVLDPYSAFESELLRSAPHVINRLDRAFASELHRCVQAATGKPAAPAKPTAAAAPAPAASATAVLERLEQPVRIHETRPAAPSLGAKPKASESDLLIVEDDDASTAAVVQGRQFRRLFSNLESASKSHLA from the coding sequence ATGACTCAGCAATCGACCAACGGTGAGCGGCGCCCTTTTCTCTCGGCGCCCAACCCCAAACGTTACTTCGCCGCCGCCGCCATCGAGGAGGCCCGGCAGCGAATTGTACGCGCCATCGCGCGGAACGAGGGGCCTGCCATTTTGGTCGGCGGCGCGGGAACCGGCAAATCGCTCCTGTTGGCGGTGCTCGCCGAGCAGTTCGCGCCTCGCGTGGCGGTCGTCACGCTGGCAGGCGCCCAGCTCTGTACCCGGCGCGCCCTGCTGCAGCTCATCCTCTGTGAACTCGGCCTCCCTTATCGCGGCATGGACGAAGGCGAGCTCCGGCTATCGATTCAACAGCACCTCCGCGGGAAAGAGGGCCCGCGACGCTTGGTCCTGTTGGTCGACGAAGCCGACGCCCTGCCCGTCCGCCTGCTGGAAGAGCTGCGCGTGCTGACCAACCTGGCGGCCGAGGGCCTGCCGCTCGTCAGCCTGGTGCTCGCCGGCGGCTCGATGCTGGAAGAGCGGTTCGCAGAACCGGCGCTCGAGAAGTTCAGCCAGCGGATTGCCGCTCGCTGCTACCTCGCGCCGCTCGGCCGCGAAGAGACGCTGCAGTATGTTCGCGCTCAAGTGGCCGCCGTGGGATTGAAGCCTGAACGGCTCTTCTCGGCCGACGCCCTCGAAGCGATCTACGCAGCGACCGACGGCGTGCCGCGGGTCATCAACCAGCTCGGCGATCAGCTGGCATGGATGGCCGAAGAGTCGGGTTGCACGCCGCTGGACGGAGCGATCGTCCAGCAAGCCTGGTCGGACCTGCAACAGTTGCCCGCTCCGTGGAACAGCCACGGCGCCGCGGCCGCAGGTTCGCCGCTGGAAAGCTCCGTCATCGAGTTCGGCGAACTCGATGCGATGGGCGACTCGTTCGGCAGCTACGACGATGGCTCCGAGCTAGCCGATGAAGAAGAGCTGGACGACGACATGCCGGCGTCGATTCCAATGGCCTCGGTGCGGCAAGCCCGCCACATCCTGGAAGTCGACCCACTCGACGTAACGCTCGACGCCGCCGAGATGCTGATCGACAGCTACGATCACTTCCAGGAATTCGGCCGTCTCGAACTCCGCGCCGCCGATCCGCCGCTGTTCCCCGCCGAGGAACCGGAGAAGCCTGCCGCGACGAATCCGTTCGACGAGCCATTCGAAGAAGAAGAGATCGTGCTCGATCCTTACTCGGCATTCGAGTCGGAACTGCTGCGGTCGGCGCCCCACGTGATCAACCGCCTCGACCGCGCGTTCGCCAGCGAACTCCACCGCTGCGTCCAAGCCGCGACGGGCAAACCGGCGGCGCCCGCCAAACCGACCGCAGCCGCCGCCCCGGCGCCGGCAGCCAGCGCGACCGCGGTGCTCGAGCGTCTCGAACAGCCCGTGCGGATCCACGAAACCCGACCCGCCGCGCCATCCCTTGGCGCTAAGCCGAAAGCGAGCGAAAGCGACCTGCTGATCGTCGAAGACGACGACGCTTCGACCGCGGCCGTTGTGCAAGGCCGGCAGTTTCGCCGGTTGTTCAGCAACCTCGAATCGGCTTCGAAGTCGCACTTGGCCTAA
- a CDS encoding phosphoribosylanthranilate isomerase: MFRIKICGITNVEDAIAAVDAGADALGLNFYKKSPRCVELDVARKIAAATEVVRVGVFVNHSTEEMAHAWNEASLSYTQIHGDETPEMLKPIADMGIIPVRRLSRDETDPVGLLIRDFLHFTSEIGWALEAMLVDAAVPGEYGGTGAKADWHSLHGYELRLDSRAGLILAGGLTPDNVAEAIRIVRPAAVDVASGVESAPGKKDPVKVRDFVAAASEAFASLGASDR, encoded by the coding sequence ATGTTTCGCATCAAGATCTGCGGCATCACGAACGTTGAAGACGCCATCGCCGCGGTCGATGCTGGCGCCGATGCGCTGGGGCTCAACTTTTACAAGAAGAGCCCGCGGTGCGTTGAGCTTGATGTCGCGAGGAAGATTGCGGCAGCGACAGAGGTCGTCCGGGTTGGGGTCTTCGTGAATCACTCCACTGAGGAAATGGCGCACGCTTGGAATGAGGCTAGTCTTTCGTACACCCAGATCCATGGCGATGAAACACCGGAGATGCTTAAGCCAATCGCTGACATGGGCATCATACCCGTCCGACGTTTGAGTCGCGACGAAACCGATCCCGTCGGACTGCTGATACGCGACTTCCTGCATTTCACGTCGGAGATTGGTTGGGCCTTGGAAGCAATGCTTGTCGACGCAGCTGTGCCGGGAGAGTATGGCGGAACCGGTGCCAAGGCTGATTGGCATTCCCTCCATGGATACGAACTCCGGTTAGATTCTCGCGCTGGGCTGATCCTCGCCGGCGGGCTCACCCCTGACAATGTCGCCGAGGCAATTCGCATCGTACGGCCGGCCGCGGTCGACGTTGCCAGCGGAGTGGAATCGGCGCCGGGGAAGAAGGATCCCGTGAAGGTGCGGGATTTCGTGGCGGCGGCGAGTGAAGCTTTTGCGTCCTTGGGCGCCTCTGATCGCTGA